In one Pseudomonas sp. 31-12 genomic region, the following are encoded:
- a CDS encoding ATP-binding protein: MTPTLPPRPRWRSLALLALCLAPLLWPLEHLAERYYRSELAGQNRQTLDLYVANLLGTLHRYEVLPQILGDLPALRAVLGAPDDSVTQGNANRLLKNISAQTGAEVMYLMDTTGKTLAASNWDKHDSFVGRNFSFRPYFSEAMAGRLGRFFGLGTTSAKRGYFFAAAVRNGEKIIGVLVVKVDLDHTESLWGKTPEQLLLTDHNGVVILTSRPEWRFRSTRPLSEEERKAITAIQPYPTRDPKPLRLNPNAWLTQTQQIAETGWNVSILAPRTLIDRPVRTVVAIGGATLLVLMLLLGLMMQRRRHYLERIAFEAKARHELEGRVAERTSDLEGLNRRLKQEVLEREHAQQELVRAQDDLVQAGKLSALGTMSASISHELNQPLAAIRSYAENAEVLLDHQRTDDARGNLKLISELTGRMASIIAHLRAFARRDRHAPESVALQPALDDALALLAKRRRSMEVELIRDLPAATLWVEAGETRLRQVLGNLLANALDALTEKGPPRKLWLSAQSTADGVTLYIRDNGPGFCMEALGRASEPFYTTKTRTQGLGLGLAICETLMRAFGGELSFANHKEGGALITLKLRAGAPGVSLQPSEDRSA, translated from the coding sequence ATGACTCCGACCCTCCCTCCCAGACCCCGCTGGCGCAGCCTCGCACTGCTCGCACTGTGCCTGGCGCCATTGCTGTGGCCGCTGGAGCATCTGGCCGAGCGTTATTACCGCAGCGAACTGGCCGGGCAAAACCGTCAGACCCTCGACCTGTACGTCGCCAACCTGCTGGGCACGCTGCACCGTTATGAAGTGTTGCCGCAGATCCTCGGCGATCTGCCGGCCCTGCGCGCGGTGCTCGGGGCGCCGGACGACAGCGTCACCCAAGGCAATGCCAATCGCCTGCTGAAAAACATCAGCGCCCAGACCGGCGCCGAAGTCATGTACTTGATGGACACCACGGGCAAGACCCTCGCCGCGTCGAACTGGGACAAGCACGATAGTTTCGTCGGGCGCAATTTCTCCTTCCGGCCGTATTTCAGCGAAGCCATGGCCGGGCGGCTCGGGCGCTTTTTCGGTTTGGGCACGACCTCGGCAAAACGCGGCTATTTCTTCGCCGCCGCTGTGCGCAACGGCGAAAAAATCATCGGCGTGCTAGTGGTCAAGGTCGACCTGGACCACACCGAAAGCCTGTGGGGCAAAACCCCGGAACAACTGCTGCTGACCGACCATAACGGCGTGGTCATCCTCACCTCGCGGCCTGAGTGGCGATTCCGTTCGACCCGGCCCTTGAGCGAAGAAGAACGCAAAGCGATCACCGCGATTCAACCGTACCCGACCCGCGACCCGAAACCGTTGCGGCTCAACCCCAACGCCTGGCTGACTCAAACCCAGCAGATCGCCGAAACCGGCTGGAACGTCAGCATCCTCGCCCCCCGCACCCTGATCGACCGCCCGGTGCGTACCGTTGTCGCCATTGGCGGTGCGACGTTGCTGGTCTTGATGTTGCTGCTCGGCCTGATGATGCAGCGCCGCCGCCATTACCTCGAACGCATTGCCTTCGAAGCCAAGGCGCGGCACGAACTGGAAGGCCGGGTCGCCGAGCGGACCAGCGACCTCGAAGGCCTCAACCGTCGACTGAAACAGGAAGTGCTGGAGCGCGAACACGCCCAGCAGGAACTGGTGCGAGCCCAGGACGACCTGGTCCAGGCTGGCAAGTTGTCAGCGCTGGGGACGATGTCCGCGAGCATCAGCCACGAATTGAATCAACCGCTCGCGGCCATTCGCAGCTACGCGGAAAACGCCGAGGTGCTGCTCGATCATCAGCGCACCGACGATGCCCGCGGCAACCTCAAGCTGATCAGCGAACTGACCGGGCGCATGGCATCGATCATCGCCCACTTGCGCGCCTTCGCCCGGCGCGATCGCCATGCGCCGGAAAGCGTCGCCCTGCAACCGGCGCTGGATGACGCGCTGGCGTTGCTGGCCAAGCGCCGGCGCAGCATGGAAGTCGAACTGATCCGCGATTTGCCGGCGGCCACATTGTGGGTCGAGGCCGGGGAAACCCGTCTGCGTCAGGTGCTCGGCAACTTGTTGGCGAACGCGCTGGACGCGCTGACCGAGAAAGGTCCGCCGCGTAAACTCTGGTTGAGTGCTCAATCCACCGCAGACGGCGTCACTCTGTACATTCGCGACAACGGCCCCGGCTTTTGCATGGAAGCCCTTGGTCGCGCCAGCGAGCCCTTCTACACCACCAAGACCCGCACCCAGGGACTTGGCCTGGGGCTGGCGATTTGCGAAACCCTGATGCGCGCCTTCGGCGGTGAACTGTCGTTCGCCAACCACAAGGAAGGCGGCGCCCTGATTACCCTGAAGTTGCGCGCCGGCGCACCGGGTGTAAGCCTGCAACCGTCCGAGGACCGAAGTGCATGA
- a CDS encoding FdhF/YdeP family oxidoreductase, whose product MSQHRQADQKPVPRYKPYKGPAGGWGALASVARAWLTSDNALKNLRMMLKTNKNGGFDCPGCAWGDSNEAGMVAFCENGAKAVNWEATKRRVDGAFFAKHSVSSLLEQSDYWLEYQGRLTEPLSYDADTDRYKPISWEAAFALIAKHLQGLSSPNQAEFYTSGRASNEAAYLYQLFVRTYGTNNFPDCSNMCHEASGVALAQSVGVGKGTVTFDDFEHADAIFVWGQNPGTNHPRMLEPLREAVKRGAQVVCINPLKERGLERFQHPQHPIEMLTNGDKPTNTAYFRPALGGDMAIMRGMAKFLLQWERDAQKAGEPAVFDHDFLNEHSVNVLEYLGIVDDTSWEQIVEQSGLPLVEIEQAARMYAKGKNVIMCWAMGITQHRHSVATIQEIANLMLLRGNIGRPGAGLCPVRGHSNVQGDRTMGINERPPVAFLDSLERRFQFKVPRENGHNVVEAIHAMADGRAKVFIGLGGNFAQATPDSSRTFQALSNCDLTVQISTKLNRSHLAHGKDALILPCLGRTDIDIQTEGAQAVTVEDSFSMVHASNGQLQALSNQMRSEPWIIAGIAAATLGSKPVDWNWLVADYSRIRDLIADTIPGFRDFNEKIKNPGGFYLGNSAGARKWNTPSGRANFRPNALPKDLVHERTRATGVLPDLIMQSMRSHDQYNTTIYGLDDRYRGVKGQRDVLFVNEADIIRLGFKPGQKADIVSIWDDGRERRVKGFTLLAFDIPAGQAAAYYPEVNPLVPLESTGDGSHTPTSKFVAIRLEMASETGLILAKSA is encoded by the coding sequence GTGAGTCAACACCGTCAAGCCGACCAGAAACCCGTCCCTCGCTACAAGCCCTACAAAGGCCCGGCCGGTGGCTGGGGCGCACTGGCCAGCGTTGCCCGGGCCTGGTTGACCAGTGACAACGCGCTGAAAAACCTGCGCATGATGCTCAAAACCAACAAGAACGGCGGGTTCGATTGCCCCGGTTGCGCCTGGGGCGATTCCAACGAAGCCGGCATGGTGGCGTTCTGCGAGAACGGCGCCAAAGCGGTGAACTGGGAAGCGACCAAACGGCGTGTCGACGGCGCTTTCTTTGCTAAACACAGCGTCAGTTCGTTGCTGGAACAAAGTGACTATTGGCTGGAATATCAGGGTCGCCTGACCGAGCCATTGAGCTATGACGCCGACACTGATCGCTACAAGCCGATCAGCTGGGAAGCGGCGTTCGCCTTGATCGCCAAACATTTGCAGGGCCTGTCGAGCCCGAATCAGGCCGAGTTCTATACCTCAGGCCGCGCCAGCAACGAAGCGGCCTACCTCTATCAATTGTTCGTGCGCACCTACGGCACCAACAACTTCCCCGACTGCTCGAACATGTGCCACGAGGCCAGCGGTGTGGCATTGGCGCAAAGTGTCGGCGTCGGCAAAGGCACCGTGACCTTCGACGACTTCGAACATGCGGATGCCATTTTTGTCTGGGGCCAGAACCCGGGCACCAACCATCCACGGATGCTCGAACCCCTGCGTGAAGCGGTTAAACGCGGCGCTCAAGTGGTGTGCATCAACCCGCTGAAAGAGCGCGGCCTGGAGCGCTTCCAGCATCCGCAACACCCGATCGAGATGCTCACCAACGGCGACAAGCCGACCAACACCGCGTACTTCCGTCCGGCATTGGGCGGCGACATGGCGATCATGCGCGGCATGGCCAAATTTCTGCTGCAATGGGAGCGCGACGCGCAGAAAGCAGGTGAGCCTGCGGTGTTCGACCACGACTTCCTTAATGAACACAGCGTCAACGTGCTGGAATACCTGGGCATCGTCGACGACACCTCGTGGGAGCAGATCGTCGAGCAGTCCGGCCTGCCCCTGGTAGAAATCGAGCAAGCGGCGCGGATGTACGCCAAAGGCAAGAACGTCATCATGTGCTGGGCCATGGGCATCACCCAGCACCGCCACTCGGTGGCGACCATCCAGGAAATCGCCAATCTGATGCTGCTGCGCGGCAACATCGGCCGGCCGGGCGCCGGTCTGTGCCCGGTGCGCGGCCACAGTAACGTGCAGGGCGACCGGACGATGGGCATCAACGAACGTCCACCGGTGGCGTTCCTCGATTCCCTGGAGCGGCGCTTCCAGTTCAAGGTGCCGCGTGAAAACGGGCATAACGTGGTCGAGGCGATCCACGCCATGGCCGACGGTCGCGCAAAAGTCTTCATCGGTTTGGGCGGCAACTTCGCCCAGGCAACCCCGGACAGCTCGCGCACCTTCCAGGCCTTGAGCAATTGCGACCTGACCGTGCAGATCAGCACCAAGCTCAACCGCAGCCACTTGGCGCACGGTAAAGACGCGCTGATCCTGCCGTGCCTGGGCCGTACCGACATCGACATCCAGACCGAAGGCGCGCAAGCGGTGACCGTCGAAGACTCGTTCAGCATGGTCCACGCCTCCAACGGCCAGTTGCAGGCACTGTCGAATCAGATGCGCTCGGAGCCGTGGATCATCGCCGGCATAGCTGCCGCGACCCTGGGCAGCAAACCGGTGGACTGGAACTGGCTGGTGGCCGATTACAGCCGCATTCGCGATCTGATCGCCGATACCATTCCGGGCTTTCGCGACTTTAACGAGAAGATCAAGAATCCAGGCGGTTTCTACCTCGGCAACAGTGCCGGTGCGCGCAAGTGGAACACCCCGTCAGGACGCGCCAATTTCCGGCCGAACGCCCTGCCGAAGGACCTGGTGCACGAACGCACCCGCGCCACCGGCGTGTTGCCGGACCTGATCATGCAATCGATGCGTTCTCACGATCAGTACAACACCACGATTTATGGGTTGGATGACCGTTATCGTGGCGTGAAAGGGCAGCGGGATGTGTTGTTTGTGAACGAAGCTGACATCATTCGCCTGGGCTTCAAGCCTGGGCAGAAGGCTGACATCGTTTCGATCTGGGATGATGGCCGTGAGCGTCGGGTGAAGGGCTTTACCCTGCTGGCGTTTGATATTCCTGCAGGGCAGGCTGCTGCGTATTACCCGGAAGTGAACCCGCTGGTGCCGCTGGAAAGCACCGGGGATGGCAGCCATACGCCGACGTCGAAGTTTGTGGCGATCCGTCTGGAAATGGCGAGTGAGACCGGGTTGATTTTGGCCAAGTCGGCTTAA
- the cysQ gene encoding 3'(2'),5'-bisphosphate nucleotidase CysQ: MNFPHPLMAPVVELALKAGEAILPFWRIGTAVTAKADDSPVTAADLAAHHLILDGLTALDPSIPVLSEEDDNIPQSVRAGWQRWWLVDPLDGTKEFISGSEEFTVNIALIEQGRVVFGVVSMPTNGRFYVGGAGLGAWRGDKDAEALPIQVREVPAAGEAFTVVASRRHSSPEQERLLAGLSASLGELQLANIGSSLKFCLLAEGAADCYPRLAPTSQWDTAAAQGVLEGAGGEVLDLSGKPFCYPARESLLNEFFLALPAKAAWREKLLELARS, encoded by the coding sequence ATGAATTTTCCGCATCCATTGATGGCGCCGGTGGTTGAGCTGGCGTTGAAGGCTGGCGAAGCGATTCTGCCGTTCTGGCGCATCGGCACGGCGGTGACCGCCAAGGCTGACGATTCACCGGTGACGGCGGCGGACCTCGCCGCTCACCATTTGATTCTGGACGGGCTGACGGCGCTGGACCCGAGTATTCCGGTGCTGTCGGAAGAGGACGACAATATTCCCCAGAGCGTGCGTGCCGGCTGGCAGCGATGGTGGCTGGTCGATCCGTTGGACGGGACCAAGGAGTTCATCTCCGGCAGCGAAGAGTTCACCGTCAATATCGCGCTGATCGAGCAGGGACGGGTGGTGTTTGGCGTGGTGTCGATGCCGACCAACGGACGGTTTTATGTCGGTGGCGCCGGCCTGGGCGCGTGGCGTGGTGATAAAGATGCCGAGGCGTTGCCGATTCAGGTCCGCGAGGTTCCTGCTGCGGGCGAGGCGTTTACCGTGGTCGCCAGCCGCCGCCATTCAAGCCCCGAGCAGGAACGCTTGCTGGCCGGGTTGAGCGCCAGTCTGGGTGAGCTGCAACTGGCGAATATCGGCAGTTCGTTGAAATTTTGTTTGCTGGCGGAAGGGGCGGCGGATTGTTATCCGCGGTTGGCGCCGACGTCGCAGTGGGACACGGCGGCGGCTCAAGGTGTGCTGGAAGGGGCAGGCGGTGAAGTGCTGGATTTGAGCGGGAAGCCGTTTTGTTATCCGGCGCGGGAATCGTTGTTGAATGAGTTCTTTTTGGCGCTGCCGGCGAAGGCTGCGTGGCGCGAGAAGTTACTGGAACTGGCCCGATCCTGA
- a CDS encoding LysR family transcriptional regulator yields MDIKQLKFLIALDETRHFGQAAARCHITQPTLSMRLRSLEEELDLPLVNRGQRFEGFTAPGERVLAWARTVMAAYDGLQAEAAACRGNLVGTLRLGVVPLSSFDPLPLMQRLHTEHPNLRFELSALSSEQILEQLANNRLDLGVSYLERLDNERFDSLAFSETHMGLLYDQRFFSFGEAPLSWESLIELPLGMLTSGMHFRQSIDHNFHSRGLTPQPLLQTDAVHQLLQAVHGGLCCAVMPLDGGLENLTDHLRLQPIENAQTLARLGLIMRRSAPRSALAEACFAIYQKSLTAS; encoded by the coding sequence ATGGACATCAAGCAGCTCAAATTCCTCATCGCCCTCGACGAAACCCGCCACTTTGGTCAGGCCGCGGCGCGCTGTCATATCACCCAGCCGACCCTGTCCATGCGCCTGCGCAGCCTCGAAGAAGAACTCGACCTGCCGCTGGTCAATCGCGGCCAGCGCTTCGAAGGTTTTACCGCGCCGGGCGAGCGCGTGCTGGCGTGGGCGCGCACAGTGATGGCGGCTTATGACGGCTTGCAGGCCGAAGCCGCCGCCTGCCGCGGCAATCTGGTCGGTACGCTGCGCCTGGGCGTGGTGCCGCTGTCGAGCTTCGATCCGCTGCCGTTGATGCAACGCCTGCACACCGAACACCCGAACCTGCGCTTCGAACTCTCGGCCCTGAGCTCGGAACAAATCCTCGAACAACTGGCGAACAATCGCCTGGACCTCGGCGTGTCGTATCTGGAGCGTCTGGACAACGAGCGCTTCGATTCCCTGGCTTTCAGCGAAACCCACATGGGCCTGCTCTACGATCAACGCTTCTTCAGCTTCGGCGAGGCGCCGTTGAGCTGGGAGTCCTTGATCGAACTGCCCTTGGGCATGCTCACCAGTGGCATGCACTTTCGCCAGTCCATTGATCACAATTTCCACAGCCGTGGCCTGACGCCACAACCGCTTTTGCAAACCGACGCCGTCCACCAATTGTTACAAGCGGTGCACGGCGGCCTCTGCTGCGCGGTGATGCCGCTGGACGGCGGCCTGGAAAACCTGACTGACCATTTGCGCCTGCAACCTATCGAAAACGCCCAGACCCTTGCCCGGCTTGGGCTGATCATGCGCCGCAGCGCCCCACGATCGGCATTGGCCGAAGCCTGTTTTGCGATCTATCAGAAATCGCTGACAGCTTCTTGA
- the fdhD gene encoding formate dehydrogenase accessory sulfurtransferase FdhD — MKAKRPACAAPAFEAPAPAASQTYSYSDLQYTESASTALAEEVALAIAYNGISQAVMLVTPTDLEDFIVGFSLGSGIIEDASDIYDLQLSGSGSAQYAQVTIANRAFWNLKQQRRQMAGTSGCGLCGVEAVEQALPDLKVLPGAPLPPAEWLDGLRQRIGAFQPLGQYSGAVHAAVFMNGQGELLLGREDIGRHNALDKLIGGLIRQKIPTEGGLAIVTSRCSLELIQKVLRAGIQTLVSLSSPTGLAVQWARRHNLNLIHLPQKNAPRVYSPALENQA, encoded by the coding sequence ATGAAAGCCAAGCGCCCTGCCTGCGCGGCGCCAGCCTTTGAAGCGCCCGCGCCCGCCGCCAGCCAGACCTACAGCTACAGCGACCTTCAATACACCGAATCGGCCAGCACCGCGCTCGCCGAAGAAGTTGCGTTGGCGATCGCTTATAACGGCATCAGCCAGGCGGTGATGTTGGTCACACCGACGGACCTTGAAGATTTCATCGTTGGTTTCAGTCTCGGCAGCGGCATCATCGAAGACGCCTCCGACATCTATGACTTGCAACTCAGCGGCTCGGGTTCGGCGCAATACGCGCAAGTGACCATCGCCAACCGCGCATTCTGGAACCTCAAACAGCAGCGTCGGCAAATGGCCGGCACCAGCGGTTGCGGGCTCTGCGGCGTGGAAGCGGTGGAACAGGCATTGCCGGACCTCAAGGTCTTGCCCGGCGCGCCCTTGCCCCCCGCCGAATGGCTCGATGGCCTGCGTCAGCGCATCGGTGCGTTCCAGCCACTTGGCCAGTACTCCGGCGCGGTGCATGCGGCGGTGTTCATGAACGGCCAGGGCGAATTGCTGCTGGGCCGTGAAGACATTGGCCGGCATAACGCCCTCGACAAATTGATCGGCGGGTTGATTCGCCAGAAGATCCCGACTGAAGGCGGCCTGGCGATTGTCACCAGCCGTTGCAGCCTCGAATTGATCCAGAAAGTGTTGCGCGCAGGCATCCAGACCCTCGTCAGCCTGTCGTCGCCCACGGGCCTTGCCGTGCAATGGGCTCGTCGTCACAACCTCAATCTCATCCATCTGCCCCAGAAAAATGCACCGCGGGTCTACAGCCCGGCATTGGAGAATCAAGCGTGA
- the lysM gene encoding peptidoglycan-binding protein LysM — translation MSIFSFVKEAGEKLIDLLTPGNANASEQLKEHINKVGLGNPNVQATVDGDKVTVTGEVSSQEEKEKILLAVGNIAGVGSVDDQITVTGPVAKAAVFVTVVKGDTLSAISLRVYGDANKYNKIFEANKPMLKHPDKIYPGQSLRIPE, via the coding sequence ATGAGTATTTTTAGCTTTGTGAAAGAAGCAGGCGAAAAACTTATCGATCTGCTGACGCCGGGCAACGCCAATGCCAGCGAGCAGTTGAAGGAACACATCAACAAGGTCGGCCTGGGTAACCCGAATGTGCAGGCCACGGTGGATGGCGACAAGGTCACCGTGACGGGTGAAGTCAGCAGTCAGGAAGAGAAGGAAAAGATCCTGCTGGCCGTAGGCAATATCGCCGGTGTCGGTAGTGTGGATGACCAGATTACAGTGACTGGGCCGGTTGCGAAGGCTGCGGTGTTTGTGACGGTCGTGAAGGGCGACACCCTCAGCGCGATTTCCCTGCGCGTGTATGGCGATGCCAACAAGTACAACAAAATCTTTGAGGCCAACAAACCGATGCTCAAGCATCCGGACAAGATCTATCCGGGGCAGTCGTTGCGGATTCCTGAGTAA
- a CDS encoding YiiD C-terminal domain-containing protein, which produces MSRDSRHLESVLHRDIPLTRDMGLKVLDWHDQQLRLHMPLDANVNHKSTMFGGSLYCGAVLAGWGWLHLRLHEEGIEGGHIVIHEGHITYPLPVTMDAIAICQAPSAAVWKKFLATYQRYGRARLALHSRVINADSNDDAVRFTGQYVLHR; this is translated from the coding sequence ATGAGCCGCGACAGTCGTCACCTGGAATCAGTCCTCCATCGCGATATCCCGTTGACCCGGGACATGGGCCTCAAAGTGCTCGACTGGCACGACCAGCAACTGCGCCTGCACATGCCGCTGGACGCCAACGTCAATCACAAAAGCACCATGTTCGGCGGCAGCCTGTATTGCGGCGCGGTGCTGGCCGGTTGGGGCTGGCTGCATTTGCGCTTGCATGAAGAGGGGATTGAAGGCGGGCACATCGTGATTCACGAAGGGCACATCACTTATCCGCTGCCGGTGACCATGGATGCGATTGCGATCTGTCAGGCACCGAGCGCGGCGGTGTGGAAGAAGTTTCTGGCGACGTATCAGCGATACGGACGTGCGCGGTTAGCGTTGCATTCGCGGGTCATCAATGCCGATAGCAATGACGATGCGGTGAGGTTTACCGGGCAGTACGTCCTCCACCGGTAA
- the nudE gene encoding ADP compounds hydrolase NudE, protein MRQKPTVLAREIVATSRLFCVEELKLRFSNGVERTYERLVGKGAGYGAVMIVAMLDADHAVLVEEYCGGTDAYELSLPKGLIEPGEDVLAAAERELKEEAGYGARQLEHLTELSLSPGYMSQKIQVVLATDLYEESLEGDEPEPMGVDKINLRELSALAQNPRFTEGRALAALYLARDLLTQRGVFLP, encoded by the coding sequence ATGCGCCAGAAACCCACCGTACTCGCCCGCGAGATCGTCGCCACCAGCCGTTTGTTCTGCGTCGAAGAGCTGAAACTGCGCTTTTCCAACGGCGTGGAGCGCACCTACGAGCGCCTGGTCGGCAAGGGCGCCGGGTATGGCGCGGTGATGATCGTGGCGATGCTCGATGCGGATCACGCCGTGCTGGTCGAGGAATATTGCGGCGGCACCGATGCCTATGAGCTGTCGTTGCCCAAAGGCTTGATCGAGCCGGGTGAAGACGTGCTGGCGGCGGCAGAGCGCGAGCTCAAGGAAGAGGCCGGGTATGGCGCGCGGCAGCTGGAGCATCTGACCGAGTTGTCGTTGTCGCCCGGTTACATGAGCCAGAAAATCCAGGTGGTGCTGGCCACTGACCTGTACGAAGAAAGCCTGGAGGGCGACGAGCCCGAGCCGATGGGCGTGGACAAGATCAACTTGCGCGAACTCTCGGCCCTTGCGCAGAACCCGCGATTCACGGAGGGCCGTGCCTTGGCGGCGCTGTACCTGGCCCGTGATCTGCTAACTCAGCGTGGGGTGTTTCTGCCATGA
- a CDS encoding sigma-54 dependent transcriptional regulator: MTIDNRVQVVLIDDDPHLRQALGQTLDLAGLKILPLAEAKGLAGQLERDWPGVVVSDIRMPGMDGLELLTELHAQDPELPVLLITGHGDVPLAVQAMRAGAYDFLEKPFASDALLDSVRRALALRRLVLDNRSLRLALSDRNELSTRLVGRSAPMLRLREQIGALAATKADVLILGETGAGKEVVARALHDLSSRRNGPFVAINAGALAESVVESELFGHEPGAFTGAQKRRIGKFEFANGGTLFLDEIESMSLDVQVKLLRLLQERVVERLGGNQLIPLDIRIIAATKEDLRQSADQGRFRADLYYRLNVAPLRIPPLRERGEDALMLFQHFADEASARHGLPPHELQPGQRALLLRHTWPGNVRELQNAAERFALGLELALDNNTQEGAAGMTVEVVSGGLSEQVENFEKSLIAAELARSHSSVRSLAEALGIPRKTLHDKLRKHGLNFADGGASSHTDELD; the protein is encoded by the coding sequence ATGACCATCGATAACCGTGTCCAGGTCGTGCTGATCGACGACGATCCCCACCTGCGTCAGGCCCTGGGCCAGACACTGGACCTGGCGGGCCTGAAAATCCTGCCTCTGGCCGAAGCCAAAGGCTTGGCCGGGCAACTGGAGCGCGACTGGCCGGGCGTGGTGGTCAGCGACATTCGCATGCCGGGCATGGACGGCCTCGAACTGCTGACCGAACTGCATGCCCAGGACCCGGAGCTGCCAGTGTTGCTGATCACCGGCCACGGCGATGTGCCGCTGGCGGTGCAGGCCATGCGCGCCGGTGCTTATGACTTCCTGGAAAAACCTTTCGCCAGCGACGCGCTGCTCGACAGCGTGCGCCGCGCATTGGCTCTGCGCCGACTGGTGCTGGATAACCGCAGCCTGCGCCTGGCCCTGAGCGATCGCAATGAACTGAGCACCCGACTGGTCGGGCGATCGGCCCCGATGCTGCGCTTGCGCGAGCAAATTGGCGCGTTGGCGGCGACCAAGGCTGACGTGCTGATCCTCGGCGAAACCGGTGCCGGTAAAGAAGTCGTGGCCAGGGCGCTGCACGATTTGTCGAGCCGCCGTAACGGTCCTTTCGTGGCGATCAACGCTGGGGCTTTGGCTGAGTCGGTGGTGGAAAGCGAACTGTTCGGTCACGAGCCGGGCGCCTTCACCGGCGCGCAAAAGCGCCGCATCGGCAAGTTCGAATTCGCCAATGGCGGCACGCTGTTCCTCGATGAAATTGAAAGCATGAGCCTGGACGTGCAAGTGAAATTGCTGCGATTGCTGCAGGAGCGCGTGGTCGAGCGCTTGGGCGGCAATCAACTGATCCCGCTGGACATCCGCATCATCGCCGCGACCAAGGAAGACCTGCGCCAGTCCGCCGATCAAGGGCGCTTCCGTGCCGACTTGTATTACCGCCTGAACGTCGCGCCGCTGCGCATTCCGCCGTTGCGTGAACGCGGCGAAGATGCGCTGATGCTGTTCCAGCATTTCGCCGACGAAGCCAGCGCCCGTCACGGCTTGCCGCCCCATGAATTGCAACCGGGGCAACGAGCCCTGCTGCTGCGCCACACTTGGCCGGGTAACGTGCGCGAACTGCAAAACGCCGCCGAACGTTTCGCCCTGGGTCTGGAACTCGCGTTGGATAACAACACGCAGGAAGGCGCTGCCGGTATGACGGTCGAAGTGGTCAGCGGCGGCCTGAGCGAGCAGGTGGAAAACTTCGAGAAATCGTTGATAGCCGCCGAACTGGCCCGCTCTCACAGCTCGGTGCGTAGCCTCGCCGAAGCCCTCGGCATTCCGCGCAAGACCTTGCACGACAAACTGCGAAAACACGGCCTGAACTTCGCCGACGGTGGCGCCAGCAGCCACACCGACGAACTCGATTGA
- the yrfG gene encoding GMP/IMP nucleotidase, whose translation MSLLPWRDIDTVLLDMDGTLLDLHYDNHFWMEHLPQRYAELHGVSRAMAQMELQPLFERNAGQLQWYCLDFWSAELKLPVRELKLETAHLIALRPDADTFLAAIKQAGKRVVMITNAHRDSLSLKLERIELAPYFERLISSHDYGFPKENPQFWEALQADIGFDPARSLFIDDTLPILRSARSFGVAHLLAVSEPDSRKGPKDTAEFAAVGDYRELIAGL comes from the coding sequence ATGTCCCTGCTGCCCTGGCGCGACATCGACACCGTTCTGTTGGATATGGACGGCACGCTGCTGGACCTGCACTACGACAACCATTTCTGGATGGAGCACCTGCCTCAGCGTTACGCCGAGTTGCACGGGGTCAGCCGGGCCATGGCCCAGATGGAATTGCAGCCACTGTTCGAACGCAACGCCGGTCAGTTGCAATGGTATTGCCTGGATTTCTGGAGCGCCGAGCTGAAACTGCCGGTGCGTGAACTGAAGCTTGAAACCGCACACTTGATCGCCCTGCGCCCGGATGCGGATACGTTCCTGGCGGCGATCAAACAGGCCGGCAAGCGCGTGGTGATGATCACCAATGCACACCGGGATTCGCTGTCATTGAAACTGGAACGGATTGAACTGGCGCCGTACTTCGAGCGGTTGATCAGCTCGCATGACTACGGTTTTCCCAAGGAGAATCCGCAGTTCTGGGAGGCGTTGCAGGCGGACATAGGTTTTGATCCGGCGCGCAGTCTGTTTATCGACGATACGTTGCCGATCCTGCGCAGTGCGCGCAGTTTTGGAGTGGCGCATTTGCTGGCGGTGAGTGAACCGGACAGTCGCAAAGGGCCGAAGGATACGGCGGAGTTTGCCGCGGTTGGGGATTATCGGGAGTTGATTGCAGGGCTTTAA